In one Kitasatospora cineracea genomic region, the following are encoded:
- a CDS encoding CDP-alcohol phosphatidyltransferase family protein, translated as MEVQETRVQTDRVLTIPNLLSMARLVGVPVFLWLVLWPVFGGPKNDGWAIVVLMLSGVSDYLDGKLARRWGQISRLGQLLDPAADRLYIVSTLVGLTWREILPWWLTALLVAREAFVGVVLLRLNRAGYGPLNVSFLGKAATFNLMYAFPLLLLGVGEGWVHQVAGVVSWAFIWWGTTLYWWAGALYAVQARQILQAERSVAV; from the coding sequence GTGGAGGTCCAGGAGACGCGCGTTCAGACCGATCGGGTCCTCACGATCCCGAATCTGCTGAGCATGGCTCGGCTGGTGGGCGTGCCGGTCTTCTTGTGGTTGGTGCTGTGGCCGGTCTTCGGGGGGCCGAAGAACGACGGGTGGGCGATCGTCGTTCTGATGTTGAGCGGGGTCAGTGACTACCTGGACGGGAAGCTGGCTCGGCGGTGGGGGCAGATCAGCCGGCTGGGGCAGTTGCTGGACCCGGCCGCGGACCGGTTGTACATCGTGTCGACGCTGGTGGGGTTGACCTGGCGGGAGATCCTGCCCTGGTGGTTGACGGCGTTGTTGGTGGCGCGGGAGGCGTTCGTCGGGGTGGTGCTGCTGCGGCTCAACCGGGCGGGTTACGGGCCGTTGAACGTGAGTTTTCTGGGGAAGGCGGCGACGTTCAATCTGATGTACGCGTTTCCGCTCCTGCTGTTGGGGGTGGGCGAGGGGTGGGTGCACCAGGTTGCGGGGGTGGTGAGTTGGGCGTTCATCTGGTGGGGGACGACGCTGTACTGGTGGGCCGGTGCCCTGTATGCGGTGCAGGCCCGGCAGATCCTCCAGGCGGAGCGTTCGGTTGCCGTTTGA